A genome region from Trichosurus vulpecula isolate mTriVul1 chromosome 5, mTriVul1.pri, whole genome shotgun sequence includes the following:
- the LOC118850825 gene encoding 1-acyl-sn-glycerol-3-phosphate acyltransferase gamma-like yields MSALRLPKIYAVVFLVFGLVFVFSGLVINFFQLCSLALWPLNKNLYRKVNCRLTHSFWSQLVVLLEWWSGSEFNLFTDQDSVDKIGKKQAIVIFNHTFEIDLLCFLTLCERYGMLGSSRVLVKKELLYVPVIGWITYFNGNIFCKRKWEEDKHDLVEGLSGLAHYPEPWGFLLCCEGTRFTKEKHRISMQVAESKGLPKLKYHLLPRSKGFTTVVQCLREKASAIYDVTLNFGGRQNPTLLGLIRREKYKADMYFRRIPLEEIPLDDNEIAKWLHELYQEKDVLQEFYNQTGIFPGKQIICSRRPWDLLNVSFWATITLFALFKLALGVFLSGSLLLTLTFFGFSGGAFFGIQRLVGVTEIEKGSSYGNQKFQKKE; encoded by the coding sequence ATGAGCGCGCTCAGACTTCCCAAGATCTATGCCGTAGTCTTCTTGGTCTTTGGCTTGGTCTTTGTCTTCAGCGGACTGGTCATTAACTTCTTCCAGCTGTGCTCTCTCGCCCTCTGGCCTCTCAACAAGAATTTGTACCGAAAGGTCAACTGTCGCCTTACCCACTCCTTCTGGAGCCAGTTAGTCGTGCTCCTGGAGTGGTGGTCGGGCTCGGAATTTAACTTATTCACCGATCAGGACTCAGTGGACAAGATAGGAAAAAAGCAAGCCATTGTCATCTTTAATCACACCTTTGAAATTGACTTGCTCTGTTTCTTGACCTTATGTGAACGTTATGGGATGTTGGGGAGCTCCAGGGTCCTAGTGAAAAAGGAGCTGTTATACGTCCCTGTGATTGGCTGGATTACGTACTTTAATGGAAACATATTCTGCAAAAGAAAATGGGAGGAGGACAAGCACGACCTCGTTGAAGGCTTGAGCGGTTTGGCTCATTACCCAGAGCCTTGGGGCTTTCTCCTCTGCTGCGAAGGGACTCGCTTTACCAAGGAAAAGCATCGCATCAGTATGCAGGTGGCTGAATCCAAGGGACTGCCCAAGCTCAAATACCACCTGCTGCCGAGAAGCAAAGGCTTCACCACTGTTGTCCAGTGTCTCCGGGAGAAAGCCTCTGCTATTTATGATGTCACGCTAAATTTCGGAGGACGCCAGAATCCAACTTTGCTTGGGCTCATTCGGAGGGAAAAATATAAAGCCGATATGTACTTTAGGAGAATTCCTTTGGAAGAGATCCCCCTGGATGACAATGAAATAGCCAAGTGGCTTCACGAACTTTATCAGGAGAAAGATGTTTTGCAGGAATTCTACAATCAGACAGGAATATTTCCAGGGAAGCAGATTATATGCAGCAGAAGACCATGGGATCTCCTGAATGTCTCCTTTTGGGCAACTatcacactatttgctctcttcaaGTTGGCATTGGGTGTTTTTCTAAGTGGATCCCTCCTGCTGACACTAACATTCTTTGGATTTTCGGGGGGAGCTTTTTTTGGAATTCAGAGACTGGTAGGAGTAACTGAAATAGAGAAAGGTTCTAGCTATGGAAACCAAAAATTCCAGAAAAAGGAATAA